The DNA region CCGTTCATCAAATATCATCTGATCACGCCGCTGGCAAACATCAAATGGAGCCAGTGTCCTCAAAACCCCCAGATGTGCCTTTTAGGCAACTAAAATATAAATGAGTGCAGATGCTGCGAGCACATATTCACATATTAACTCAAGTTCCAGTATTATTATTGAATGCTTATCATGAATTGTCTTGACAGAAGTGCCATCTGGTATTTTTTCCACCCACATTTTAAATCACAATCCCGACGACATCTGTGCTTTTATGTCTTACCTGGCGTGTTAGTACAAAGTAGGCGTACATGGCCATCGCCGTGCCATAAGTGATGAAGTATGTGACGGGCTCCATGATGTCCCAGGAGTACTCCCACCAGGTAAGCCTGGCCAAGATGCCAAACTGGGTGGCCATGTACGCCATGCCGCCCCACAGCACCCAGGTAGTACGCCTCTCCGCCTTCCTACTCAACTCTTccctcacctgcacacagacggGACGAGGATAACGCTGATTAAGCCCTCGAGACCATTCATGAAGAGCAGATTAATATGAGAAGAAATACCACTTTTCACGACTTCTCGTATCTAATGTACAAAGTACAGTAAACGGCAGAATCAAGAATCCGGACCTTCTCCAGAGGACGGAGTTGAGAGTTGAGGTCCTCCAGTCGTCCGATCAGCTCCCGCTCTTTGCTGAGCTGGTGCTCTTCGATGCGCAGAGTGGTGTAAAGCTGTTGCACCAGAAACTTGACATCGTTcagcctctctgcctcctcgtGAGGGAGCACCTCTGCAGAGTGGGGgcgaaaaagaaaaagatttacAGATTGTAATGATATTCGGTTTGGCAGGGTGAGAAATCACTTTGTTCATCCTATTTGAGTCCAACTGCGAGGAAACGAGCCCGATTGAGTGGCCTCGCCGGTGACTCAGCTTGTTCTCACCTCTCCTTGGAGGTCGTACTAGGTGCGTGGTGTCGTTAATGACGAGCTGGAAATGATCGAGCAGCAGAACGTCTATGCCCGTGGAGGAGGCGATCCTCGCACCATCTGGAGGTGTGACAAACAGCAGatgagacggggagagagacagaggactGACCCCTGCCCACTCCAAACATGACTGGCATCTCTTCTGCGTGATTAACTGGAGAGGTAAATGCAGATGCACTTATCTACTCAGCAGGACTTCAAGCACTGGTTGTTTCTGCATAATGAACCCTTTGAACACAGAGAGGCCTAAAAATCTTTTCATGTGGAGGTATTTGAGCCTGATGCAAGCCCCCGATATGGCCTCAATTGGCAGCACAAGGACACTCGAACATTACAGTGGAACGTGTACGTATAACCGACCCAGGCATTAGCGTGCGTACGGCCCTCTTCTGGACGTACCTGTGGAGTAGATGGCTACCCTGTCAATGCCTCTGTCCTCTGCTTGGAGCTGTTGCAGGAAAACGCCCACGCAGTCGCTGAGAGGCTTGAGTGTGAACTGACAGCGTTCTCGCCTCGATGGCAAACTGACTGAGATCACCGGCAGCCCGTTCTGGTAAACCACCGTCACCTCTGCGAGAGGGTTTGCAGCCAGTAATTAGACAAATGTTACACAATCAGGAAAATATCACACATGTACCACAGGAAATGAAGATTTGTCCGCACAGTTGTCCTTCAGTGAAACAATGAAATAAGAACCAATAATGAAGATAGAACATTCATTTAAATTAGCAAAGGGAGGAGaacaaccagcagggggcagcacagcaACAGTTCTACCTATTGAAAGCGTTCAGTAAAGAAAGTCATCTTTTTAGCAGAGGAACTTTTTTCCAAGAATACTAAAAAAGGTCTGTAAAAAAAACTCTGCTGGTCCATAACCACACCGCAATAATGATAAATCCACATGGCTGATAGTGCTGTCATGGAGAGGAGCCTTGAATTACAGAGTGTTGACTCAGAGCTGAGGAGGGCGCGAGCCCACCGCTGAGCTGATCCACGCTGTTGTGTtttggccactgcagcaccatCTTCCTCAGGACCTCTGCAGTGAATCAGCACATCTTGTTTGGGCTCACACCAAGAAATCAAGCCAGCGCAGCCGGCGCGACCTCTATTTTGAGATCTGACCGTTCAGTACACAGACGTGTGGCTGTTGTGCGCGTCTTCATCACAACACACGATAAGCTGGCCTGCTCTTGTGGATTTTCTTTGTCGTGAAAGTCATTTGTCTGTCATCTCCTGCATTTCTCCTCCCCTGGCGCTATTACTCTTCACCGCTCATAACTATCATGCAGGCGAGTAGATGCTGCCCGGATTCATATTTCTCATTATCAATTCCTGACTGAAACCTCCAAATTCATCTGTACCGAGGACAGACTGAATGTGTTGGAAAGGAAATCCCCATAGCAGGCCGTAGGGCCACAGAAGACTGGAAACGATTGAAAGACTCACCCTccggaggagcagaggaacacaACAGTCTCTGGCCATGCCATGAGGGGGCACACCTCCAaccctgcagagaagaagagaaatggcAACAATGGTTATTCCACTTGTGCAAAGCTAATGTTTCTTTGAAGTTACAACACAGTTGAGTGGCTCTACCTGTGTCTATAACAGGTATTTTAATTGCCTTTGTGTATTCGATTACATAAAGGACTCTTCTCCCGGCTTTCTACATCCGTTTCCCTGGAGCCCCACCCCATAGTAAAACCAACTGGAGTCTTGCAGCCATGGAAACATTGCTACGATGTATGACACATAAAACCATATTTAGCCTCATACCAGCAGTCAAGAACACCAACTGCAGCCCAGTGGAAAACAACAAGAGATagaaacacaggaaaaaaagactTATTAAAAACTCATGTGGTTTAGTGTGAATTCTCCAGTGGTGTGTCACGGAGCAGAGAAGGGAGGTGGGGAGACGGCGGAgatgcagagagcagcagagcttgGGGAAACCCTTTCCCCCCCTGCTGCAACTGCATAGTGTCAGCTCAGCAAAGGGGGAGCATCCATACTGCATGTGCTGTATTAGCTTCAAATCAGAGCTGAGGCTTTGACTGCATGAGAAGAACCGTTCACAAATGAATAAAGGTGTCTTTGAAAGACCTTGGGGCTCAACAAACAGATGATTCAAGTTTCAGATATGTGCACTGGCAGGGAGAAAGAATCTGCAGCCCACACCAGGCACTGCTTCTGTGCAGATGTGCTCTACATATTTAAGAGCCGGTGCCTGGAGTCGTGCGATTCTTACCTCCACTGTGCTGTAACATGGTTATTCATACACACAAAATTCTCCTGGAAATGTTCCTAATTTGTTGGGAAGAGCCACATTGCTCAGACTGTCAAGGATTCCAAAACAGATGGCACCAAACATCTGGAagatgacattttttttcaagCTGATGGTCTCTGCATGAATCTGAGTCTTTAAGGTTTTAAACACATATTTTTGTGTCCCTACTAtctaaatatttctaaaatcTAGAGGCTTTTTATAGTTAGCGAAGGCTTGAGAATGTAATCCAATAGTAATTTACTTGCATCCCTCTTGATTGATTAAAGCTACGACAGATACTGTAACATCCCAACCAGTCATCCGAATCCTCCGGAAGCACAATGACACAAACATCCACAGCTAATCACAAGTTGCCTGAGCAGCATGACTGACATTAATTAGCGACGGGGTGCTAATCTGTCTCTTGTCAGCTCAGTCCAGATCTCCGCTGCTCTCCGCAGGTGAGCGATGCAACTATGAACATATACACCACACATGTTCTCAGCGGGGTTGAAGAGGACGGTGCCTCCGCTAGTGAATTTAACTCATTGCTCCTGTAAAATTCATCATATAAAGAAATAAGTAAAAGAAGACGTAGCTGTAATGGAAGCGCTGTGACAGAATGAAACAATTTGAAGTGAATGAATAATGGATTTTTCAAGGTATCATACCAAAATTTAAATAAGACAGAGAATCCGAACtgatgctgttgttgctgggatGACATGCTGAGGAAGGTGTTTTGACTGGTCTGGAATTACTGCACAGTCTGCAAAtagcagctcctgctccaaaCCAGGCGGCAAGCTTTCCCAGAGACACCAGCCCACACTCACGCCACTCAGATTTGCATATGTTTGCGTGCGTGGAGCCATCTGCGGAGCGGTCTGTACGTGTGAATATACCTCTGTGCCTCTGTAGGTGGaatgggtgcatgtgtgtgtgcgcgtccgTCTGTTTGTCAGTGGTAGTTGTAGAGCCCCACCACCATggctcagcctgctcctctcccccctcgcAGCCACTGAAACGCTACCTGAAATATTTAACAGTGTAGCAGCAGTCAATAGAGCGGCAACCTTGGAATCAATGTCACACGGCTGAGGCGGCGAGAGGAGCGCGCGGTGGAAACGGGCATCGCGGGCTGAGCTGGGCCAACGGACGGATGGTCCAGGCGAGAGGAGGGAATGgcgggatggacggagggagagcagcagaggaggagtccAGACAAGCCCAGCTGGAGCAAAACGGCGGGACTCACGACTGCCCGTGTTCCTGCCCATGTGCTGCATACCTTGGATCCTGCAGCAGCCGATCCCTCCACGCAGAAACGTGACtggtgtgcgcgtgcgtgtgagaGGGAGCTCGGGGAGGATGGCTcgaaagagaaagaggggggatGAAGAGTGAGCTCAGCATGTGAGgcagagcagatggaggaggaggagaggttgcTGATGACTGCAGTAAAGGAATCCCTCGTCTAGAAAAGGGGTTTGCCCCTCaacttcacccccccaccctcggtCTATTACTCACGCCAAATCCTGATGTGCTGGGTTTCATCTCAGTTCAACCTCACTGAGATTTGTTGGCGTGCGATTCCCCATCGATTAAAGGCGAAACCGTGACGACtccattttaaaagaagaaggAGGGCTTTCAGCGCGATACGCACAGGAAGCACGAGACCTATGAATAGATCATTCCAAAGGAGATGAAAATAAACACGATGATGAGATGAGTGAGgcttctgagcagcagctcaggccGCCTGCTGCGTAGAAACGCAGTCATTCgttaaaaacatgaaaggaaTCTCTCATTTATCTCACCCAAACCCCGTCAGGCTGAACATTTACAGCATTCCCACCTAGGCTGCTGGTCAAGAGTCTAAAGAGTTTCCCCACTTTAAGTCAAATTCATTGTTCTCTGTGGAAGGAGGAGCAAACCCATAGTTTTCTCGTGCACGTTCCAGTAGAAACGAGACAAGCGCTTCCCAGAAAATCGGGACACACGTCACGCCGCATTGCTAAAATAAACGCTGTAAATATCAGCGCGCTCCCCTTCCTGCTGGTAGTTGAGGCCAGATTATGCTGCATGCGGAGAAATTCTCTGTTAATCTTCTGATGCTTCCAGACGTCGATGCGAAGCGTTCGCAGAGCTGCTCTGAGAGGTGGACTGCTCAAAACTCCCGGGAACAAGCCAAACGGTTATTTTCGGCTTTCTCAGCGAATGACAAATATTTGACAACCGCTGTGCACGAAACTGCTGCAGACTTTGTTGTCAGACATCTCGCTGGCAGGTGAACTGAAGTTCCCCCCTGTTTGCATCTCCCATGCTCTCTAAATGGTCTCGTTGGGCTTTCAGCTCCACACGCGTGAACTGTCAAGGCCATTTGGCTCATTTTAGAGGTGCCCATTAGGGAGAGGATGAAACAGAATTTTTAGCGTTTTTAAATCACAGATAACCCGATAACCGGGAAAACGCACAAATCAAAGCAATTCCACCAAATCCAACACAGTCACCTCCATGCACGTCAATAATATTAAACCTAACTTGGACTGTAGCAATCCCAGCCTGTACGGATCTGTATCCTTGTATTATTGGGATTAAAATCTTTCTGGTTTTAAACGACTGGTAAATGTGATGGGATAGATTTTCCAATCAAAGGAGCTGCGATCAATCGCTCAGTAGCCCAGTCTTTTGTTAAGGGCTAGAAAAAAGCAGCTCCATCATGCTAATGTGACAGTGGGAGTGCACGTTCAAGGTGGGTCAGAAGAATATTTCAATAGAACAATGGCGCACGCCATGGCGGGAAAGATCAATAGGAATTCAGAGGTTAGTGACAGAAGGAATCGGAAAAGACCTCGAAATTAAAAGACGTGTCAAGGGGATAGCTGAACGTGGACGAACAATAAATTACCTCTAATGAACTTTGGCGCACTGCTGACTCAGCTTTAAATGCAATTTCGAGTTGAATGGTTGGGAATGGAGTTTATGAGCTGTTAAATTGAAAATATGCTGTGTGCTAGTGTAAAAGATGCGTGAACAAAAGTTATCGTTTATCATTCTGGTCAGATAGTTTTGTGTCCCCCGTTTTTCCAGCTGTCGAATCAATACAATACAGGatcaatacattttttattgtCTATGCCACATGTTCTTTTTTCACGTCCAGACTCTGAGCAGATCTGATGAAGTTGAACGAACGTAATTTGCTGTTTAAATGACTATATCCATCTCATCCCGGTGTTTTCATGGCCGTGCCTACCCAGAATCGACCATGCTAACCCTGGCCAGGATGCTACCGATGCTAATAAACAAGGCTAATTCAAAATCTGtttctaaaatgtaaaacaaaggcAGGAATTCTGCAAATTCAGATTTAACAAAACCATTGTCTGATTCAGATTTGTGTAAAACTATGTAAAGGCCATATGATGCAGCTTTATTGTCCTGTTTTGTGCCGGCTGTGCTGAATGTCACCTCCTCTCTTGACTTCTCTCTGCAGGCTGTTCGGCTCCTCGCAACCGACGCCTCCTCACCGCAACGTTAAAGAGCGCGGCTCAGCCAGCCCAGAATCCTGCTGCACGCACTGAGCCACACGCTCCGCCCTGGCTGCAGAAGACGAAAGAGGAACGGCCGTGGGGAAAATCAGTGTCGTGGTTTCCCCCTTCTCTGTAATGACACCGCCTTTTTCCAGAGCCGTGGGTCTACCTAATAAAATGCCATTAGCAGATATGAAATCTGCAGATGAATCTTCGGTGCCGCTGTGTTCAGTAATCCCCACTCGCTCAGTGGGAGGAAAACCGCGACAAAGCACTGAGACCGGCGCCAGTTTGACCTTTCCACTGCAATGCAGAGATGATGATTAAAATCGCATTCTCCTCCAGGGCcattttaaacattacaaaCCCCGCAAGTCAggaaaaatattaataattccAGCCTAATTGTTCATTCCATCTCAAGAAATTGCCTTTCAAATCCTGTCCAGGCTTTGATTATTAAATGCCGGCTCACGATTTGCCACAGCCAAAAGGATAAGAAGAGAGACCCCTGCTTACATTAGAAGGGCCATTTGAACCCTCAAACCCTCGCCAAACTCTGCACCaggcccccccccacccaccaccactcTTCTCCGGGACCAAAAACACTGAAAGCGATGCATTATTCAACAGCAGTGCAGCTTCTGATGCCTGAGCGCAGAAGACAGCCGGCTCGCTGTCATTGTGCTTCACGGCTTTGCTCCTCAAAAGATTCCACTCGAGCTGAAGAGGCGTGTTTCGTAAGCGGGGGTCACTTCTGAGACTGGAGCAGCGGTGCAGAAGCGGCActtgcatgcgtgcatgtgtccAGGACCTCTTAGAACGCTGGTACAATAGATGCTGGCACTAGCTGCACTGCCAATTTTAGCACAGATCACGCAACATTCAGCCCCTCCCAGACTGGTGAAATGGCCTTCACCTGCCTGTTTGAGCTCTTGAACACACACAAGTATCtacatccacctcctccccctccttcctggcTTGGTGATCTCACAGCCCCTCTTTCAAACCACatgtatcacacacacaaatcaatgcCGCTGCATAAACACTGCTCAATGgttaacgcccccccccccctctctctttctctccagtgTGCACGAGCCCCCCTGTACAACAGTggttcctcctcatcttccagtTGGACCATTTCTTAAAATTCATCAATTACAGTGGAAGATAAACAGCTCAATTAAAGACTAACGCCCCCCCGCAGTGCTGCTCTATGAGAGAGTTTTGCTGGAAACAGTGCGGCCACGCCGTGTTTGGCCTCGGGACAGCCTCATAAATCTGCCACGGTTCCGAGCGCGGGGTGGAACAGGCCGGTTTTAAACGGCCACCCCTCCCCCATAAAAACCCAACAGGATTCCTGTGGCAATAACACTCCCCACAGTTCCGAGTGCACGGCCACGTTTAATAAAAACCACGCTGAATATGTGGAGTGCGCATGTTAGCACTGGGTCATCACCGATATATCTGTCATCTATGATGCTGAGGGGTGCGAGATGCTCCACTTTCCCTCAGTGCTCCATCATCGCTACACTTGCGTTGATAATCTGACCCTCCAGTTATTTTCCAGCGAGCAGCCACAAATGTTACATCTTGTTAAATATTTAGATGCTGCAAATTAGCATATGTGATtaatctgaggggaaaaaaaccccccaaaaagtcCCACCGAGGTCACGTTAGGGGTCACCTTACGAAGCGCCCTGGGAGTCGAAGTTCTGAGTTGATTCATTAATGACTTTATATAGAGAAAGAATAATTAACAGATCCATAACTGGGGGGTTAGAACCCCGGAAGGCCGAGGTCTGACTGATTTTTGCTGAACTAAAATCAGCTGACTCCAGGGTCAGTACAGCAGGATGTCCTGCCATCCCAGAAGCTCGCCAGGAAGCTCGCCGCTGCAGCCCAAAAAGGTGACTCTCGGAGTCGTTTTGCCCTCCGCCGCGGTGCCGAACGCTTGAATCATTACTCTCCGAGCAGGTGAGGTGACACTTAGGGCAGCGGGTGTTATTTATAGAGACGCTGGCTCACAAACGATTTCAGTGAGCTTTTCCCGCGTCCTTCTCTGCCTTTAGGACAACCTGGCTTCATCAGAGGAGAAATCCCAGAGTTGCCACTGGCTGTGTCGGGAAGCCCGTCTGAGTTTGATTCAGCTCCGATCATCAAGGGCATATGGCCCACAGACGTGCCAGTGCTGAAACTGGGCTaatgatcacagctaaggcagCGATCTGGACCGGGCTGCTGGAGAGAGCTGCGAGGAGATTCAGGGGAGCGTGGAACACGCAGCTTTGATGACAGCTTTCCCAGGGTAGACCTACAAGACCGAGTTGGCATGTCCAGGAAAAATGATTCTGCTATTTTAAACAGGTGTGTACACGTGGCTGCATCTGGTTTAACCAAGAACCAAGATGCTTTCCACGATGGAAAGCTTCTCCAGGCGTTCGGAGGTTTCATTACGATGAGTTACCACATGAGGAGGCTGAACAAAGTGCATCTATTACTCTATATGCACCAAAGAGCAGGAAGCCGTTTCCTCTCACTGAGAATATATTTCCCCCTAAAACGTTCACTGGAAATGTTCCTCCAGCAAAAGCTTTCACAAATTACAGATGGGATTCACACAGTATATCAAATTAAATAATATATAGCATATTTACAAAATTACTCCATAAGAAGACTCTTATTATGCTGTGATTAATAATATTAGTGTCAATTGTGTGATTAATGTTAATACATTTAACAACAAGTTAATAATTCAGTGCAATAAAAAGTCTCTGTTAGCAGCAACATTAATTGGGGGGTTGATTTAATCCCAGCAATGTACaaagaaatgaatcattttcaaAAGGTTAAAGGGTTAAAGGGTACAAAGTAATGGAAGCTAATTGTGATTAGAAACAACTGCCATTTTAGATGTTTGGGTGAAGAACCTGAATCATTGTGTCGGGCTTCTGTTGTCGGACATTTTTACGACACAACTAGAGAAACCCCGAGTTGAAGCATCCCACCAGGCTCGAGCACTGACCCAGTTTAGCTGCTTGTTGAGTTCTTGGTCATTTAACGAGCTGGAACAGGATCACAGGCAGAATAATGGACAGTACAGACTGCAGCATCTTTGTTAACGGGGCTTTTCTGTCAGAGCAACTTTATTCCACAGatcatccagcagctgctggagtggAACCGAACCGTCTCGCGGAGACCGAGATCAGACGTTCCAGCAGGGAAAGAGACAGAACAGAAGGACTCAAAGTCATCTGATAATAACCGAGTCAGATGGCCGTTAAGGTCCGTCTTCGCCCCTCATCTCGGCAGCGCTTCCTCCCATCGCACCTCTTTCTACTCCCCTGAATGACATCATGACCCACAATTAAACTGAGCTTCTAATCCGCCCCGCTGCTCTGAGAAAAGGAGCCTCCTCGCTCCCATCCGCCGCGTCTTAACCGTCAGAACGCGGCTCATTATGCCGCCCGTCCTTCAGAATGTGATTCAACCCGCCGTCGCCCGGACACCCGCTGCTCTTCCTCGTCGCAGGTGTTGGCGGGTGGCTCCGGGCTACGGCGCCCCAGCGTTCCCATCGTCCTGCTTTTGGAAGACCCCATCCAAAAACCTACCTGTTAGCAGAACATCTCCGTTTTTTATTGAATTTATCTCAGACTGTGGAGATTTGCACAGATGAGGGATTCTGGAGCTGCATTCTAGCAAGAGCGCCTGGGAGCATCACCTCTGGTGAAGAGCCACAACCAGCACCATGACTGGCGCTGGGGGCTGTCACGCTACACGAGCGCAGCTTGTTCTTTGCTTCGGATACAGATTTCATAATACGATCAGCACTTTTCTGTGGCTCCGACGCATCAAATCAAGGATACTTACACTATATTTGGATTTCTGGAAAATGCCGAGAGCTCTTCTTCGTCTGTGTAAGACTTTTAGATTACGACAGGAATTATGTTGTAGATCACACCGCTCATGTTGGGATTTGTGGGGATCATCCTTTTACCTGATCCCTCTACAATATACCTACACCTCAACCTACAGGCAGTAGCAGCAGGCAGCAAAACGAGTTCATACACAGGATCTACACACTTCTAAAAGTGAATTTTAATCCCAGggtttaaaagcacatttaaaggGTTGTAGAACCGCATTTGGACTGAATAAATCAAGATGGGTTAACATAAGAACATAAAAACTGGTGTTAATATTGTTATTGCGCAGGATATTTGAATGAACAGTGCTGGTTCAACTGCAAAGATGTGgattatttatttgttattaCCCCCACCAATGAGGCTATGTGACAGCTGGCATCTGTGATCAAGATTTTAAGGACATTTTTAGGAAACCTTGATAATAGGTGACTAAATTTTGGTGATTATCTGAATCCCGGAGGGACccgtaaccttgtattactactgcgtATATTACACTATATGGGTGTTAGTCACAATATATGGGGGAATGAGCTGCTTGGCAGATGAACATAAATGTTCAGACTGTAATGAAGACTCTCGTAACGGCAGGTATAAGATATCAGCCAGCTTCTTGAATGATCACAACGCAGACACGCAGACAGATCAATAATGTCATTAGACGCAGTGATGACATCTCAGCCGCACTGCAGCTATTTTAAATAATTCCTAAGCCACTGAAAATCTCTGTTTTAAGGCCCCaagataataataaaaaaaataaatgaatcaagaACAAGGAACGGTTGCACCTCTTGCACTCGGCATCACTACAAACACGGAGCAGGGTGGAACTATTACGCTGATTACGTGCAAATAAGAGCTGGAATCTGTTAACCACAGCTGCTCCAGATGACTGAATGGACTTTAAAAGATGGTAATTAACTCCCGAGATAATGAAGGTCGGGGGCACTTTGTTTTTATCTGAAAATCTGCTTGTTGGCAGCAGGAATAACCAAGCGCACCGCTAGTAGATTTAAACAATGGCTCTTCCTGGAATATGGAACATGAGACAATATTAGTGTTTGTGATAGAGCAGAGCACAGCTCCGTGCACCTCTGTTCAGCATGGTGAACTACGGCAAGCCgagtgtgcggggggggggatcgTCATGGCAGCCACAACGTCCCTGAGAAATCAAGACGCAGCCAACAGGAGGCACCGAGCAGGTCTGATGGGCCATCAACGGCACAGTgtggaggagggcaggaaggcaggagggcaggagggcaggagggaggagggcaggaaggcaggagggaggagggcaggcgggcaggaaggcaggagggaggagggaggagggcaggaaggcaggagggcaagagggaggagggaggagggcaggagggaggagggaggagggcaggaaggcaggagggaggagggcaggcgggcaggaaggcaggagggcaggagggcaggagggaggagggcaggagggcaggagggaggagggaggagggaggagggcaggaaggcaggagggcaggaaggcaggaaggcaggagggaggagggcaggagggcaggagggcaggagggaggagggcaatAGGGAGGAGGGCAATAGGGAGGAGGGCACGAGGGCAGGAGGGCAatagggaggagggcaggagggaggagggcaggagggcaggagggaggagggcagaagGGCAGGatggcaggagggaggagggcagtaGGGCAGGAGGGCAatagggaggagggcaggagggaggagggcaggagggcaggagggaggagggcagtaGGGCAGGAgcgcaggagggaggagggcaggaaggaggagggcaggagggcaggagggaggagggcaggagggcagagggcaggagggcaggagggaggagggcaggagggcagagggcaggagggcaggagggaggagggaggagggcaggagggcaggagggaggagggcaggagggcaggagggcaggagggcaggagggaggagggcggagggcaggaaggcaggaaggcaggagggcaggagggcaggagggaggagggcaggagggcaggagggaggagggcggagggcaggagggcggagggcaggagggcaggagcgcaggaaggcaggaaggcaggagggcggagggcaggagggcaggagggcag from Takifugu rubripes chromosome 4, fTakRub1.2, whole genome shotgun sequence includes:
- the mcu gene encoding calcium uniporter protein, mitochondrial isoform X1; its protein translation is MAAKVCRSVLLLSRSSGTVAGSLPALVVSSHRHRQHIRPQEVLSAPLTHQPVRRAHGLRSAAHSTLFTQPPTALSPQGWRCAPSWHGQRLLCSSAPPEEVTVVYQNGLPVISVSLPSRRERCQFTLKPLSDCVGVFLQQLQAEDRGIDRVAIYSTDGARIASSTGIDVLLLDHFQLVINDTTHLVRPPRREVLPHEEAERLNDVKFLVQQLYTTLRIEEHQLSKERELIGRLEDLNSQLRPLEKVREELSRKAERRTTWVLWGGMAYMATQFGILARLTWWEYSWDIMEPVTYFITYGTAMAMYAYFVLTRQEYVYPDARDRQYLLFFHKGVKRTRFDVEKYNKLKDDIAEVELDLKRLRDPLQLQLPVQQLTASKD
- the mcu gene encoding calcium uniporter protein, mitochondrial isoform X2 — protein: MAAKVCRSVLLLSRSSGTVAGSLPALVVSSHRHRQHIRPEVLSAPLTHQPVRRAHGLRSAAHSTLFTQPPTALSPQGWRCAPSWHGQRLLCSSAPPEEVTVVYQNGLPVISVSLPSRRERCQFTLKPLSDCVGVFLQQLQAEDRGIDRVAIYSTDGARIASSTGIDVLLLDHFQLVINDTTHLVRPPRREVLPHEEAERLNDVKFLVQQLYTTLRIEEHQLSKERELIGRLEDLNSQLRPLEKVREELSRKAERRTTWVLWGGMAYMATQFGILARLTWWEYSWDIMEPVTYFITYGTAMAMYAYFVLTRQEYVYPDARDRQYLLFFHKGVKRTRFDVEKYNKLKDDIAEVELDLKRLRDPLQLQLPVQQLTASKD